CAACCTTACGGGACGATCGCAGTTGCCGATGATGGATCTGAGCTCGCGCAAGAGGCTCGCGTCTCTTATTTGTGGCGGCCGACCACAGAACTTGGTGAAGAACTCGATGAACGGTTCTCTGTCTTGCATCGCGCCCGAGTAATGCCGAGCGGTGGCCGCATGATCCGCCCTGCTGACCCGGAGATTTTTGCTGGGCAGGCCTCCGCAGTGGGTCAGCTGATTCTTCGCCGTGAACTGAGCGACTACTTGGTAAGCGAACTCAATGCCCTTCCAATTCAACTGATTCGGTGTCGCGCGGCCTCGACTCACGCGTGCATCAGCCGCCGTTTCGCGTGCCACAGCGACTTACACGTCAAGCAAAGGGGAGCTGACCTTATCGGGGCTGGCTCGGTACTGCCGCTTGATCTCGGTCTTGACGCGCGAGGTACCGGCAGACCTTGGACGGTAGAGATCTTGTTGAAAGAGGGCCGGGCTCGCGCGAAAGCAGATGGCCATAGCAATTGTCCTACGGCGACCGTGATTAGCTTTGGGCTCATGGCCGCTGCCGAACGGAATCCGCTGGTGATATCTGCCGCTGAAAGCGAGTCGCTCGTCCGCGCTGCCCTGTTCGAAGTTGTACCCCCACCTGCCGATTGGGAGGATAGGCTGCTCAACGTCGTGACAGAGCGATACGTGGCGGCAGTCGAACGGCGCTCGGCTATGCCACAAGCCAAGTTCGACGCTTCGATGTCTGGTGGAAAATCAAATCTGCCCAAGACCTTGATGGGCAAACCCGGCACGAAAGGCGGCGTGCTTTCGAAAGCGGTGGTGCAGTATGCCTTGCAAGAGCTAACTTGGCTCTCCTACTATTTGTCGGCGATTGCCATCGACTGGTACGCGACTGCTTTCGTGCATGCGCTCGAGTCTCCTCTCGAGAACGAAGATCTGGTGCGATTTAGCCAACTTCATCGGTCACAACCTTACTTCGGCTACTTACCGCTGGCTCTCGTGTGGCGGCGGCAAGAATTGCTGAGGCCGATCATCACAAGGATCTGGCGGGAACCAAGCAATGAATCGCTGTGGCACGTGCTTTGGCGCATGCTTTATTTCTTTTCGTCCATGGTCGAAAACCGCCGTATGGCTGACCGAGCCTTTAAGGGGCTTGGCTTGGCTGATCTTGCGATGCGAGAAGAGATGATACGTCCGCGGCAGAAGAAGCACAGACGATCGCGCTAGACCGGATTTCCCCTGGTGGTCGAAAGACAACTCACCACCAGTGGGATTCGGCCGTGGAAGATGCATACTTAAAACCAACCGATGCCGCGCGCCGGCTCGGCATCTCGGTTACTACGTTCTACGACTGGCTTGGGCAGTCGGACTACGGGCTGCTTGAAATCCGTGGGGAACGAGTGCGGATTGACTATCTGCAAGGAGGTGCTAAAGGGCAAGGTCGTATTCGAATTGCGACGAGCGAAGTCGAACGCATTGTCGAACTGATGCGGGTGCAACCAAAACATCTTCCCGAGCGCCGACCCCCGGTACAGCGTGCCGCATTTCCGGGAATCACGGTACCGTTGGGTAAGCCACGAGAAGCTTGAAGCAGGCAATCCATCTCGTAACACCGCGCTACAGCAATAGATAACTCTCTCCTCAACTTACTATGCGTACCATAACCGCGAGGGGCGACCGTTTTTAGCTGTAAAATAGGAGCGCGGTAGCGATAGTCCACACATCCTCGCGGGAGAAATATCATGTGGCACATCGGTATTGATCTGCATCGGCAGAGCGTTGTCGTTGGGGCGGTCCAGGATTCGGGCGAGGTGCGACCGGTCAGACGTTTTGCCTGTTCCGAAGTGGAGAGCATCGTCAGCTTTTTCACAGAACTGCGCCCTTTCCGAGCCGTAATCGAAGCGACCGGAACCTATCGCTGGCTTTACTCCGTCCTATCGCCACTGGGAACTGTCCTGTTAGCGCACCCGCTGCGGTTGCGGGCCATGTTGCAGCGGCGCAGCAAGACGGACCGCTTGGATGCGATGCTGCTCGCGAACCTATTGCGGATCAACCAGATCCCGCTGGCTCACATTCCTGACGAGTCGTACCAACGGTTGCGCGACCTGACCCGGCATCGAAGTCGCCTCGTGCATGCGCAGGTCGAAGGCAAGAATCTCTTGCGCTGGCTGCTGGCGCGTCATAACGTCACAGCCCCTTACAAGTATCCTTTCGGGCCACGGGGCTTGTACTGGTTTAGTCGGCTTGATCTCGGCGGAGCGGACAACCAGGTGCGTGACGAATTGCTGGAGCGGCATGCGCACTACGAACGCCAACTCAAACTGATTGACGCCAGGCTGGAGACGATGCGCGATGAGTTTCCCGAATGCCAGGCCCTCTTGGAGTTGCACGGCATCGGCACCTTCACCGCGCTGGTGCTAATCGCCGAATGGGGCGACGTCACGCGTTTTCGCACGGCCAAGCAGGCTGCGGCGTACACGGGTTTGACGGCCCGGGTCGAACAATCAGGAACTCATTGCCATCACGGTCACATTACCAAGCAAGGCTCGCCCTGGATGCGTTGGGTGTTGATCGAGGCCGCCATGAAGATCGTGGGGCACGACGTGGCGCTGGCGAACTTCTATACCCGGATTCGGAAACGCGCGAGCGCCAAGATCGCTCGGGTGGCAGTCGCCCGCAAACTGGCAGAGATCTGCTGGAAGCGATTGCGGCGTTGGCAAGCCGACCACCAGGCAGCTGCGAAGGAGGTGGCCATGCCTGTATGAATCACTGCGGGCGCGCCGCAGAAGGCGAGATCGACCCGAAAATTTGCGTCTGGCGAGGCTCTGCCTGCGCCGAGTATATGAATGGGTGTCCCTCGCCGGTGAATGACTACACGGTGCGACGGTCTCCGACCGGCCGGCACGAATGGGTGACTACGATGGCGCGCTTCCCGCGCAGGCTGAGTCCGGAAAGCTAGCCGGACCCTCACTATATAATGACGCGAAATCGGCCGGAATTTAGCTCCCGGCCGCGGAACTCCCACAGTGGGATTGCGTGGAGGGGAGGATTTAGCGCTTTGATGCCAAGCCCGAATGATATAGTCGGGGGCGATCCCTCGCCCCCTTCGGTCCTGGCCCCTGGGACGGCGCTCGGGTCGGTTCCCACCGTTGCCCTATCCTCCGCCCAGGCCACTCATCATTTTAAGCGATGCGCAAGGCAAATAGCGCTGGCACCACCAAATGATCGTCGATGCCGAGCTGAAATCGCTACAGTCGCCCCGCTTGACTTCGCGGTTATGGGTGACGCAAGACTTAAAGAAATTTAGGTTCTCAGCCAGAACCGAGACACAGAGTGTCATTCAATGACATGGTCATGCGTGTGACGAATAGATGACGCTGGTCTCACAAGAGCCTACCTGGATGAACGCAAAGTGCGGACAGAGTTGGCGCCGAACCAATTCGACGACTTGCAGGAGATGATCGCGAAGCATGCCGCAGGGCCGACATTGTGGGCCTTCCCGCGGCAGTGAGGGCCAGCAGTATTCGAGAGGGCGGACTAGCGCCATCCTGGCCGTAGAATCCTTCAGCCGCCAAGCAATCGAGGCGGTTTACTTTGGCGGCCGTACCGTCAGCGAGGCGGCGTAATATCTTGGCTGGAAAATTTGAACGCTCAAGGCGCGAATCAATACGGGGCTGAAATTGCTGCGACAGCAAATGGCAGGTTAAGTGTTTTCGGCGAGAAAATGCGCGAGCCTCAACCTTGGGTTTTGCGTCAACCGCTCACCTAACGGCGCTAACAGCACGCCGATGCCGATCATCAGGAATGGTTCACCCATGCCTCTCACGACCCTTTCGTTGAACCGCCTGAATGAGATCGCCGAGGATCGGATAGACCGTCAGGCAAGCTGTGCGGTAAGGGTATCCTCTCACCGCTGATCTTGGGCGGAAATCCGCCCTTCTCAAGCCACTGCAGAAGGTTCCGTGCGTGGTCGCACGCGTCTTCGAAGTAAGCGTCCTTCATGCACTCGGCGATTAGTTTCCAACAGGCATCGGGGTCCAGGTGCTTCTCCTCTCGAAAGAACGGGGGTTCAGACGAGAGGAGCGTGCACCGACTGCAGTCATTGCGAAACTAAGTCGTGCTAAGCAACCGCATCTGGCGGATCATCACTTCGTTGAAGAGATTCTTCCAGTGGTTGGAACTTTTTCCGATCGCATCTGGATTCCGCCCGAGCTCACGGCTGGTTTCAATTGTGGCCTCCATCAGCTGCTCAGCCAGCGTGCGCCACAGTGTTAGTGTCTGATCAAAACCCTTCTGCCAGCGACACTTGCCGGTGACATCTTTCACAACCGTTGCCCGAAATGCGGCCAGCAGGGGGAACAATGCACCGCGGTACATGCGGCAGTCGCCAGTTTTTCCGATGAACGGAAAATCAAACGGCGGTTGCTTCTTTTCCTTAGTGTCGTTCTCTCGATTGACGGTTTCCATGAATGCGAGAGCCGCACCTTTGCGATTCGCCCCGCCCTTGTTCCACAGGTTGCGAGCTTCCAGGCTGATCGTGTCGTGGAGGACGAGGATGTCCTTCAGGATCGGCTCCAATTGCTTCAACGGAATGGGATTCCTCACGTGACTGTTGAGGACATTCTCCTTACCGGTGTAAGCGCGCGTCGGATGCTTATTGCCTTCGACCGGATAGTCATGGATGTTGAATAGCTCAAGGATACGGAGGACATCGCCGACGTCCATGTCCTGATCTTCGTTCTCGCGGAAAGCGATTTCCTTCAGGTACGGCTCATCCTTAAGCACGGCCTTGATCCAGTCGAATTTGCCGTCGAAATTCGCCAGAGTTTGTTCCTGCACCTGAACGGCGGTGTTCAGGCCGCGGGCGATCTCCGAAGTCAGGCTCGCATTAAGCCCGGTCAAGACTTCCAGCTTCACGAACTGGCGGATGTACATCGCCTCCTTATCCTGATCGGTCAGAGAAGAACTGGCGGCGATCATTGCGTTGTGCTCTTTGATCCGCTCCCTGTTATTCCGGATGATCTTATACGTGTGGCCACCGTCAACGATTCCCTGATTCTTGTGCGTGAACAGAATCTGCGTCGGGTCCTCGTCGTTTTGGCGCTTGACCTCCTGAGCAAGGACCGTGATCCCCTTGTTTTTCAGGTGGAACGTGTTCCGCTCGCCGCTTTCGTTGCGAAGGTGCTTCTCGACTTCCTTGTAGACCCGCTTATTTTCGTTCTGCGGGCGGACGTTCGCATCGTCTACCGGGATGTCGTCTGGAATCTCCTCGATCGGACAGAGGAGGACATGGCGCTCCGACCCTTTCATGGTTGGGTCTGGGAGTCGCCGCGCAAAGCGTGCGCGCAGAGTGATAGTAGTCATCGCATTTTCCCTTTTCTAAATCTGCCGGCATCCGCCGACGAAATGTAAAGAGACATGGCCGAATCCACGACCTGTCTCACTGTTGGTAGAAGAGCGAAAAGACGAAAACGTGTCAACTAGGCAGAATTAGGAATCAGGCATCGTCCAACGACTGACCGAATTCTTCTTTGTACAGACGCCTGGCTGCGGTCACTTCAGGCGACAGGCGGGACTGCATGGCCCCCCGATCGTTCACAAGTGCGGCTACTTCTCGGAATATCCTTTCGGCGAGCTTCTTGCTCGCGGGTGGGTTGACCATGACTCTGACCTTCCGCAGGAACTTCTTGCGATCATCGTTGTTCAGCATCATTCGCTGATCCCAGACCTTCTGGGCGTAGTGGTCGTCGCACCACTGGTTCTCGATGCAGATGCGGATGAAATGCCGTTCAAGGTCGAATTCGTTCACCGGCAGACAGTACGCTACGGTGTCACTTAAGTCACTTGCCGGAATCCCGATTCTCGTGCTCTTCCCAAAGGACGTGATCGAGGGCTATGCCGAGTTCGGTGTAGCGATAGAACACGATGTCAGCGACTACCCCACTCTCGTCGATTTGAGTGCGTTTCAGACCGGCCCGCATATCCTCTTCTGTGATCTCGGGGAGTTCCACGAAGGGAGCGTAGCAGGCAGCAAACAAAATGCCCTTGCAGAATTGCTTCCGCAGGGGCATCCTCTTTTTGCTAGAAAAGATTGGAACAATTATTACAGACTCCAATCTCGAAGCCAAGCGAAAGTCCCACAGATCCTGTTGCCAATGGGATTCAGCTGGTTCCTTCACATCAGAGCAGCAATACCCTGCCCCCGTTGAGTAATCACCGGATGAATCTCTGGCGTAGTCGGTAGAGCAGGCAAATTCTTGCAGAGTGTTCAGTGCTGGTGCCGTCCTTGGTGAGACACGCTACGTACGTAGCCTCGTGTTCGCATCACGAGTCCTAGCCGTTAAAAGCGGGGGCCGGGTAAGGTTCGAATCCTTGCCACCAGCCTTGAGCACTTTGCACCAGCGAGAACCACGGAGAGCGCCCCCCGCCCTCTTCGATTTCCGTATGACATTCCCGTCGTCTTAGACCGGCCGCGGAAAATCTTCTTCGACATCCCTTTGTTTCAGCAGTCCACAGCGAGCAGTTCCGTTCCACAATCTGATACAGAATCGGTGTAAAACGATACGGAATCTTGTAAAATCTGGAGACTGGCGAAGAGACGTCGCCCAAAAGAAAAAGCCGCAACTCGTTATCGAGTCACGGCTTATTAAGTGGTCAGGGCCGGAGTTGAACCGGCGACACATGGATTTTCAGTCCAATACTCGACTACAGCCAATCGCGGCCCACAGGGGGTCCTGATAGTGCTTGCCCCATTCCCGGCCATAGTGAGCAAACGCCACTTGAGGCGTGTTGCCCATCAGCTCGGCCAATGTCTCAATCGTGCAACCCGCGCCGTTGTTCCAATACCCGGAGAGCAAGCGATGGGCAAACGTATGACGGCAGGTGTAACAAGAATAGCCTTTGCGAACCGGATCGGTATCCCAGCCTAAGTCCTTCCTCATTTTCGAAAATCTCATTCTGCCGGTAACCTTATTCCAAGGCCTTCCTTGTGGATTAGGGAGCAAAGGGGCATCTTTTGCGGCGGTACCTACTCGCCACATCACCAACTTGGCCACTTCTGATCGGACAGGAATCTTGCGGGCCTTCTTTGTCTTGGTTGAATAAACTCGCCAAAGCATCCCGCCTGATTGCAACTCCACGTCGCAAACACGAAGCTTCGCCAGTTCGCAGAAGGGCCTCAGGCCTGTGTGAATGGCAGCAAACAGAAAATCCCGAAATGGCTTGTCAGTAGCACCATAGAGGGCCTGCTCATCGTCGGAACTTAGGGACTGGAGTCGCGGCCGCGGTGGTGGCTTTGGAAACCCACGCAGCGGGTTTACCACTCCATAACTATCGCTAGCGAATTCAAACGCGGCCAACACGGCCGTGAGTACGTTTCGCTTGGTCACTGGAGATCGCCAGTTCGGATGAGCTTCGACCCAGTGTTCGAGATGCCCCTTTTGAAGCTGTTCGATAGGCAACGCGCCGCAGTAACTCGCGAGATCGTTGAGGGTCCGGCGAACATGATCGCCGCTTTCTGTTCCGAGATGCTTGCCTCTTACTCTCGTCAAGCAGTGCTGGACGTAATCCGAACACACCGTGGCGACGAGTATTGCTGGTTTCGGCTCAACCGCTTCCTCGGGTGATGGTTTCCAATCCGCTCGCGATTTCAATCGAGCTAATGCTAACTCTGCTGCCTGCTTGTTCGATTTCCCCTTGATTCGTTTGCCCGTGGAATCGAGCAACGCTACCCGACGTTTCGTCCCAGGAGGCGTAAAGTACCATGCGTCGGTCTGCTGCCAATGCCAGGCTGACCCATGTGCCCGTCGTCGAGATTGATTCGTTTGGCTTGTAGTCAACTTTGTCGTGCTCATGCGCGCACCTTCTTGCCAGCTTTGGTTCCCTTTGGCTTGGGGATGTTCTGCGGCTTAGGTTGTTCACCGATTGCAGCCCAAAGCGGAGCCTGATAATGCTGCCCCCATTCGCGACCGTAGTGGTCGAAAGCAACCTTCGGAGTATCCCCAATTAGTTCCGCAACTGTCTCGATCGAACAGCCGACGCCATTGGTCCAGTAACCCGAAAGCATCCGATGCACAAACGTATGTCGGCAGGTGTAGCAGGTGTATTTGCTACGAACCGGGTCCTGGTCCCATTTCAACTTCTTGCGCAGGTTGCCAAACCTCACCACGCCCGTCATCCGCTTCCATTGCCCACCCTTGGTGTTTCGAAACAATGGCAGGTTAGAACCGGGCGGCGCGTCCTTCAGAAGCTGCGTGGCAAGCTGTGCCACTTCGGGGCGGACGGGAATCTTACGAGTTTTCTTCGTCTTGCTGGAATAGACACGCCACATCATCCCTCGCGGGGTCTGTTCGATATGCTCGGCCTTCAGTTGGGCGAGTTCGCAAAAGGGCCGCAGTCCGGTATGAACGGCCGCGAACAGAAAGTTTCGGAACTGCGGTTCCAGGTTGTCGTAAATCACCTGCTCATCATCTGGGCTGATCGATTGCAGGCGGGGCTTGGGCGTTGGCTTCTTGAGCCCCTTGAGCGGATTCGCCACCCCGAACATTTCTTCGGTCCGATTGAAGGCTGCCAGCACGATGGATAAGACCCCTCGATGCGTCTCGGTGCTGCGCCACGATGAGTGGGATTCGATCCAAGTCGTGATGTGTCCCTTCTTGAGTTGCGAAACAGGGAGGGCGCCGCAGTAGGCACAAAGGTCGTTGAGCCACATCTTCGCGCTGCGGTGGTGCCCTGCACTGGTGGTCGCCTTGGAAACGCCCCGTTCGCAGTACTGGAGGTAGTCTGAGCAAACGCGAGCGACGATCCACTCCCCCTCGGGGACGTAGCCTGGACCGTTGTCGGCCAGAGTTACCTTGATCTTGGCAAACGCGCGCTCTGCCCCGTCTCGCCTTGCCAGCCCCTTAATCCGTTCACCCTGTTCGTCGAATAGCGGCATTCGCTTCTTCGTGCCCGGCAATGTGTAGTACCAAGCGTCCGTTTGCTTCCAGTGCCAAACCGAGCCGTGCTGTTGGCGTCGCACCTTGCGTTTTCTACCCACGAAACAGTTCTCCTTTCAGCTTGGTTGACCGCTTAATTTCGCGCCTCGATACTGTCACCGTTACTCGCAACCTCGACGAAACCTCTGTGGTCGGCTTGTTGACCCGTTCCATCACACGGATATTTTATGCGTTTGCTACACAGATTAGCTACACTAATCATTGCTGCTGGCCTGTTTTGCGTACCGTTTATGCCGGTTTTCGCCGAACAGAAGCCAGATTCTGGCCGTGTACCTAATATAGTGCTGATACTTGCGGACGATTTGGGTTATGGCGATGTGCAGTGCCTCAATCCTGAGCGGGGGAAAATCAAGACCCCTCAACTCGATCGGTTGGCTGCGGAGGGGATGACATTTACTGATGCCCACAGTGGTTCGTCCGTTTGCACGCCCACCCGTTATGGAGTTCTCACTGGTCGTTATGCCTGGCGCACGCGTTTGCAGAGTAGTGTGCTGGATGGATATGTGCAGCCGTTAATCGCTGCCCAGCGACTGACAGTCCCCGCGCTATTAAAGCAGCACGGCTATCACACGGCCTGCATTGGCAAATGGCACCTGGGCTACACCATCGACGGCGCGGACAAGAGTGGTGGCGGCAAAGGGCAATTTGCAGGGGCACCGCTGGGAGCGGTTACCAAGGACGGTCCCATTTCGCGCGGATTCGACCAGTTCGTTGGTTTTCATCATGCCCGTATGATGAAGTCCGTCTTTGCCAACGATCGTGTGGCAGAAATCGTTGAACCGGTCGATATGCTTCCTCGCATTACGCGGGCATCAGCCGAGTACATAGCGGAGCGGGCGCGAACGAAGGAGCCGTTCTTTCTTTACCTGGCGTTGAACTCGCCACATACGCCCATCGTGCCGTCAAAGGAGTGGCAAGGTAAGAGCGGACTCGGCCAGTATGGCGACTTTGTGATGGAAACCGATTGGGCCGTAGGCGAAGTTCTTGCTGCGCTCGAAAGGGCGGGGATCGCCCAGAATACATTGGTGGTTTTCACCAGCGACAATGGCTGCTCGCCGCAGGCAGGAACTGACAAGCTGGAAAAAGATGGGCACTTTGCGAGTGCAGGATTTCGAGGTTACAAGGCAGATATTTGGGACGGTGGGCATCGCGTGCCGTTTCTGGTTCGTTGGCCGGGCAAGGTGCGATCTGCGTCCACGTCTGCACAATTGATCTGTCATACCGATCTCATGGCGACCTGCGCCGAGATTCTCAGTGCCCAGTTGCCCGAGACTGCGGGTGAGGACAGTGTGAGTATTCTGCCGGCATTGCTGGGTAAAGATTCGGCACCCTTGCGCGAAGCAGTGGTTCATCACAGCATCAACGGCCGATTTGCAATCCGACAAGGAGCATGGAAACTCGCGCTATGTCCTGGCAGTGGCGGCTGGGGTAAGCCTGGGGATGCGGGAGCCAAGAAGCAAAGCCTTCCTGACGTGCAACTGTACAACCTGAGTACCGACAGCGGCGAGGCGAAGAACCTGCAGGCCGAGCAGCCTGAAGTTGTGCAGCGATTGACCCGGTTGCTGGATCGATACATCGCTGAGGGGCGCAGTACTCCCGGACAGGTGCAGGCCAATGATACCGAAGTTGTCGTTAGGAAAGCAAACTCGCGAGCCGCGAAGGATTAAACCAATGAATCGCTTACTTGTACTCTTCACTCTCGCCACTTTGATTGTCACCAATAGCGAATGGCTGAACGCGGAAGAAGCGCTTGTCTATAAGAAGGTAGGCGATCGCGAGTTGAAGTTGTTCGTCGAGAAGCCGGCCGACTGGAAGTTGGGTGATAAACGTCCGGCGATAGTCTTCTTTTTTGGTGGCGGTTGGGTGGGAGGTTCGCCGAGTCAATTTGCTAAACAGAGCGAGTATCTGGCGACGCGCGGGATGGTCGGCGTGCGAGTTGAGTATCGAGTGATTCCCAAAGGCGAGAAAGGCCCGCCGCTTGTCTGCTGTGCCGATGCCAAGTCAGCGATCCGCTATGTTCGCTCGCATGCAGCTGAGTTGGGGATCGATGCGAGTCGCATTGCTGCCGCGGGAGGTTCTGCGGGTGGTCATCTCGCCGCGTTCACAGGTTTGGTGAAGGGACTGGATGATTCTCAGGATGATCTCACCGTGTCCTGCCAGCCAAATGCACTCGTGCTGTTCAATCCGGTCTTCAACAATGGCCCAGGCCAGTGGGGACACGAGCGTGTTGGCCAGAGGTACTTGGAGTTCTCACCGGCCCATCACGTGACGCGGGATGCTCCGCCGACCATCGTGTTCCTGGGTGACTCGGACAAGCTCATTCCTGTGAGCGTGCTCCGGGACTTTGAAGGCGAAATGAAGAAGTTAGGAGCTCGCTGCGATGCGCGTGTTTATCCCAACGCCGCGCATGGCTTCTTCAACCGTGACCCGCACTTCACACTCACCCTGATTGAGACGGACAAGTTTCTGACTTCGCTGAAGTGGATTGAGGGCTCACCGACATTGAAGCTACCATCGCCGTGATAACGAAAACAGGGCTCGCTTTGATGCGAGCCCTGAAGTTTGCACTTTCCAGATTTGGTTGTCGCCGCTCCATCGCGCCAACAACTTCCAACTACGCCTTCGCTAGTTCGTCGCGGACTCGTTCGAGCAGCTTTTTGGTGGCGACGATTCCTTCGTGTTCGCCCAGCTTGCTTCCTTCGTACTCGATGCCGCAGTAGCCGTGATAGTTGTGCTTCTTCACGACGATTTCGAGCATCTTCTTATAGTCCGTCTTGGTCTCGTTCCCCTTGTCGTCGAAGTCGTGGCTCTTGGCACTGACTGCCTTGGCGAACGGCATCAGCTCATCGACGCCTTGATAGCGGTCGTAT
Above is a window of Anatilimnocola aggregata DNA encoding:
- a CDS encoding MerR family transcriptional regulator — translated: MEDAYLKPTDAARRLGISVTTFYDWLGQSDYGLLEIRGERVRIDYLQGGAKGQGRIRIATSEVERIVELMRVQPKHLPERRPPVQRAAFPGITVPLGKPREA
- a CDS encoding IS110 family RNA-guided transposase; protein product: MWHIGIDLHRQSVVVGAVQDSGEVRPVRRFACSEVESIVSFFTELRPFRAVIEATGTYRWLYSVLSPLGTVLLAHPLRLRAMLQRRSKTDRLDAMLLANLLRINQIPLAHIPDESYQRLRDLTRHRSRLVHAQVEGKNLLRWLLARHNVTAPYKYPFGPRGLYWFSRLDLGGADNQVRDELLERHAHYERQLKLIDARLETMRDEFPECQALLELHGIGTFTALVLIAEWGDVTRFRTAKQAAAYTGLTARVEQSGTHCHHGHITKQGSPWMRWVLIEAAMKIVGHDVALANFYTRIRKRASAKIARVAVARKLAEICWKRLRRWQADHQAAAKEVAMPV
- a CDS encoding AIPR family protein, encoding MTTITLRARFARRLPDPTMKGSERHVLLCPIEEIPDDIPVDDANVRPQNENKRVYKEVEKHLRNESGERNTFHLKNKGITVLAQEVKRQNDEDPTQILFTHKNQGIVDGGHTYKIIRNNRERIKEHNAMIAASSSLTDQDKEAMYIRQFVKLEVLTGLNASLTSEIARGLNTAVQVQEQTLANFDGKFDWIKAVLKDEPYLKEIAFRENEDQDMDVGDVLRILELFNIHDYPVEGNKHPTRAYTGKENVLNSHVRNPIPLKQLEPILKDILVLHDTISLEARNLWNKGGANRKGAALAFMETVNRENDTKEKKQPPFDFPFIGKTGDCRMYRGALFPLLAAFRATVVKDVTGKCRWQKGFDQTLTLWRTLAEQLMEATIETSRELGRNPDAIGKSSNHWKNLFNEVMIRQMRLLSTT
- a CDS encoding tyrosine-type recombinase/integrase, which encodes MSTTKLTTSQTNQSRRRAHGSAWHWQQTDAWYFTPPGTKRRVALLDSTGKRIKGKSNKQAAELALARLKSRADWKPSPEEAVEPKPAILVATVCSDYVQHCLTRVRGKHLGTESGDHVRRTLNDLASYCGALPIEQLQKGHLEHWVEAHPNWRSPVTKRNVLTAVLAAFEFASDSYGVVNPLRGFPKPPPRPRLQSLSSDDEQALYGATDKPFRDFLFAAIHTGLRPFCELAKLRVCDVELQSGGMLWRVYSTKTKKARKIPVRSEVAKLVMWRVGTAAKDAPLLPNPQGRPWNKVTGRMRFSKMRKDLGWDTDPVRKGYSCYTCRHTFAHRLLSGYWNNGAGCTIETLAELMGNTPQVAFAHYGREWGKHYQDPLWAAIGCSRVLD
- a CDS encoding tyrosine-type recombinase/integrase, producing MGRKRKVRRQQHGSVWHWKQTDAWYYTLPGTKKRMPLFDEQGERIKGLARRDGAERAFAKIKVTLADNGPGYVPEGEWIVARVCSDYLQYCERGVSKATTSAGHHRSAKMWLNDLCAYCGALPVSQLKKGHITTWIESHSSWRSTETHRGVLSIVLAAFNRTEEMFGVANPLKGLKKPTPKPRLQSISPDDEQVIYDNLEPQFRNFLFAAVHTGLRPFCELAQLKAEHIEQTPRGMMWRVYSSKTKKTRKIPVRPEVAQLATQLLKDAPPGSNLPLFRNTKGGQWKRMTGVVRFGNLRKKLKWDQDPVRSKYTCYTCRHTFVHRMLSGYWTNGVGCSIETVAELIGDTPKVAFDHYGREWGQHYQAPLWAAIGEQPKPQNIPKPKGTKAGKKVRA
- a CDS encoding sulfatase family protein, which codes for MRLLHRLATLIIAAGLFCVPFMPVFAEQKPDSGRVPNIVLILADDLGYGDVQCLNPERGKIKTPQLDRLAAEGMTFTDAHSGSSVCTPTRYGVLTGRYAWRTRLQSSVLDGYVQPLIAAQRLTVPALLKQHGYHTACIGKWHLGYTIDGADKSGGGKGQFAGAPLGAVTKDGPISRGFDQFVGFHHARMMKSVFANDRVAEIVEPVDMLPRITRASAEYIAERARTKEPFFLYLALNSPHTPIVPSKEWQGKSGLGQYGDFVMETDWAVGEVLAALERAGIAQNTLVVFTSDNGCSPQAGTDKLEKDGHFASAGFRGYKADIWDGGHRVPFLVRWPGKVRSASTSAQLICHTDLMATCAEILSAQLPETAGEDSVSILPALLGKDSAPLREAVVHHSINGRFAIRQGAWKLALCPGSGGWGKPGDAGAKKQSLPDVQLYNLSTDSGEAKNLQAEQPEVVQRLTRLLDRYIAEGRSTPGQVQANDTEVVVRKANSRAAKD
- a CDS encoding alpha/beta hydrolase; this encodes MNRLLVLFTLATLIVTNSEWLNAEEALVYKKVGDRELKLFVEKPADWKLGDKRPAIVFFFGGGWVGGSPSQFAKQSEYLATRGMVGVRVEYRVIPKGEKGPPLVCCADAKSAIRYVRSHAAELGIDASRIAAAGGSAGGHLAAFTGLVKGLDDSQDDLTVSCQPNALVLFNPVFNNGPGQWGHERVGQRYLEFSPAHHVTRDAPPTIVFLGDSDKLIPVSVLRDFEGEMKKLGARCDARVYPNAAHGFFNRDPHFTLTLIETDKFLTSLKWIEGSPTLKLPSP